A genomic window from Flavobacterium sp. I3-2 includes:
- the hmpA gene encoding NO-inducible flavohemoprotein — MLTDKHKQVILATVPLLREGGVALTKHFYNRMFTYHPELKNLFNMGNQNSGKQQTALAMAVLAYAENIANPGVLMPVVDMIGHKHTSLNVQPKQYDIVGIHLLASIKEVLQDAATDEVLEAWTLAYNQLADLMIGHERKMYQNKKEETGNWIGWRSFIVKSKVEESSEIISFYLIPKDGKEIPNHLPGQYLSIKVFLPEMNLEQIRQYSISCAPNGEYFRISVKREKGVNIPVDGLISNYLHDHIFEDSEIVLSAPAGNFVLQENKNKKVFISGGIGQTPLLSMLETLNLNEKVLQDVVWIHACRSKEVHAFADKVKYIQDNHPNVRKYQFYDVIEESVVDTNVLKGHVDFTKMEDWKFDKDAEYYVCGPRSFIEKMIKDLKTNQVNEEQIFFEEFGPKSL, encoded by the coding sequence ATGCTTACAGATAAACATAAACAAGTTATTTTGGCAACTGTTCCTTTGTTAAGAGAAGGTGGTGTTGCCCTTACCAAACATTTTTACAACCGCATGTTTACATATCATCCTGAATTAAAAAACCTGTTTAACATGGGGAATCAAAATTCAGGAAAACAACAAACAGCATTAGCAATGGCTGTTTTAGCATATGCGGAAAATATTGCTAATCCTGGTGTTTTAATGCCTGTTGTAGATATGATTGGTCACAAACATACCAGTTTAAACGTACAACCTAAACAATACGATATTGTTGGTATACACTTGTTGGCCTCAATAAAAGAAGTTTTGCAAGATGCAGCTACTGATGAAGTACTTGAAGCATGGACTTTGGCATACAATCAATTGGCTGACTTGATGATTGGTCACGAACGAAAAATGTATCAAAACAAAAAAGAAGAAACAGGTAATTGGATAGGTTGGCGTTCATTTATTGTAAAAAGTAAAGTTGAAGAATCGTCAGAAATAATTTCATTTTACTTAATTCCTAAAGATGGTAAAGAAATTCCAAATCATCTACCAGGACAATACTTAAGTATAAAAGTGTTTTTACCAGAAATGAATTTAGAACAAATTCGTCAATATAGTATTTCTTGTGCCCCAAATGGCGAGTATTTTCGTATTTCTGTAAAACGAGAAAAAGGTGTAAATATTCCGGTAGACGGTTTGATTAGTAATTATTTACACGATCATATTTTTGAAGACAGTGAAATAGTGTTGAGTGCTCCAGCAGGAAATTTTGTGCTGCAAGAAAACAAAAATAAAAAAGTGTTTATCAGTGGCGGAATCGGTCAAACACCTTTATTGTCTATGTTAGAAACATTAAATTTAAACGAAAAAGTATTACAAGATGTCGTTTGGATTCACGCCTGTCGTAGTAAAGAAGTTCATGCCTTTGCAGATAAAGTAAAATATATTCAAGACAATCATCCCAATGTACGCAAATATCAATTTTATGATGTTATAGAAGAATCTGTTGTCGATACAAATGTTCTGAAAGGTCATGTTGATTTTACAAAGATGGAAGATTGGAAATTTGATAAAGATGCAGAATATTATGTTTGTGGACCGCGTTCTTTTATTGAAAAAATGATCAAAGATTTAAAAACGAACCAAGTAAATGAGGAGCAAATTTTCTTTGAAGAATTTGGACCCAAATCATTATAA
- a CDS encoding RteC domain-containing protein, with product MNVFNDKLNIIRKKEQKISFTSSSIIEESYQMILLLKDLLLELKTIVLTKGFKTEMEEIYFFKIVKPEVLGKLIYYNKVYRIETGCPVNNGKLFIKYFTKHLEQLKTSYKEYVCNSDFYKYYKSKRTDLDSKFFRLNQIDLHGGLNSIVFEIDEKFSTYYDYKVSRIISNDLLYEYLIQRMDSEEKPSIFQNQPVDGYNKDVFWTDSKNALVELIYALHASGAVSNGRVGISKMSMVFEIIFRVKLGDLHHSFHRMKDRSGSKTAFLDHLKANLEKYMDNGL from the coding sequence ATGAATGTTTTTAATGATAAATTGAATATAATTAGAAAAAAAGAACAAAAAATTTCTTTTACATCATCTAGTATTATAGAAGAATCATATCAAATGATTTTACTTCTAAAGGATTTACTTTTGGAATTAAAAACCATTGTATTAACAAAGGGTTTCAAAACAGAGATGGAAGAAATTTACTTCTTCAAAATAGTTAAACCTGAAGTTTTAGGAAAGCTTATCTATTACAATAAAGTATATCGTATTGAGACGGGTTGCCCTGTTAACAACGGAAAGTTATTTATAAAATACTTCACTAAACATTTAGAGCAATTAAAAACAAGTTATAAAGAATATGTTTGTAATTCAGATTTTTATAAATATTACAAATCAAAAAGAACTGATTTAGATTCCAAATTTTTCAGACTAAATCAAATTGATTTACATGGAGGATTAAATAGTATTGTCTTTGAAATCGATGAAAAATTTTCGACTTATTATGATTACAAAGTATCGAGAATCATATCAAATGATTTATTATATGAATATTTAATTCAACGAATGGATTCCGAAGAAAAACCATCTATTTTTCAAAATCAGCCAGTGGATGGGTATAATAAAGATGTATTTTGGACCGATTCTAAAAATGCATTGGTTGAGCTCATTTACGCATTACATGCTTCTGGTGCGGTTTCAAACGGACGCGTCGGAATTTCAAAGATGAGTATGGTTTTTGAAATTATATTTAGAGTAAAATTAGGCGACTTGCATCATTCTTTTCATAGGATGAAAGACAGGTCAGGAAGCAAGACCGCTTTTTTAGATCATCTAAAGGCTAATCTAGAAAAATACATGGATAATGGATTGTGA
- a CDS encoding aminotransferase class I/II-fold pyridoxal phosphate-dependent enzyme, whose translation MVLISTLSKTFGASGATIICGDKELQQKIKNFGGPLTFSAQLEPSAVAAAIASADIHLSGEIDKHQKELNEKINLFKKLVKNYNLPLIAYTDTPVFYLGTALPETAYNLVNRLQNKGFFVNPGIYPAVPLKNAGIRITISNHNQRTEIEELASVLHTEFPLALKETNNTIEYINKAFGLSTRSVTISDSNLKVSTFKSIKEIDKTIWNSLLGKDNALDYEGMLFVESYFGNLDKKNPNCMDFGYIKIESQKVQILALASVSMALWKEDMLSNVLVSEKLEEIRKKDPFFLVNKTLSTGSTFTEGNHMYMDANYKNQRVLKDVLLYALEQEFSLKEASKMVLRDFSKGDALGNYFLDKGYLIVEMPQTAIFEAFDFTASADFENVLTKRSKRHFKNDILPYIDTYEIKIQEQLSDSELQKAYELFLNVKENNLAINNFTYAFGLFEAMNKNNNWSFLQALDPLNHEMVGVVFCYKNGTNNSFNPILIGMSDSDQHRLILYRQLLFQTILYAKKENFEKIYFGVSAIFEKRKLGAKVYDKEAYVQLIDHYATDFLESFK comes from the coding sequence ATGGTTTTGATCAGTACGTTAAGTAAAACTTTTGGAGCAAGTGGGGCTACCATAATTTGTGGAGACAAAGAATTGCAACAGAAAATTAAAAACTTTGGAGGTCCTCTTACTTTCTCAGCTCAGCTAGAACCATCTGCTGTGGCTGCCGCTATTGCATCAGCCGATATTCATTTGAGTGGTGAAATAGATAAACACCAAAAAGAGTTAAATGAAAAAATTAATCTTTTTAAAAAATTAGTCAAAAACTATAATCTTCCTCTGATTGCTTATACTGACACACCTGTTTTTTATTTGGGAACAGCTTTACCAGAAACAGCTTATAATTTAGTTAATCGCTTACAAAATAAAGGTTTTTTTGTGAATCCAGGGATATATCCTGCAGTTCCATTAAAGAATGCAGGTATTCGTATTACCATTTCCAATCACAACCAAAGGACTGAAATTGAAGAACTCGCAAGTGTTTTACATACGGAGTTTCCATTGGCATTAAAAGAAACGAATAACACTATTGAATATATTAACAAAGCTTTTGGCTTATCTACTAGAAGTGTTACTATATCAGATTCAAACTTAAAGGTTTCTACTTTTAAAAGCATAAAAGAAATCGATAAAACGATTTGGAATTCTTTGTTAGGTAAAGATAATGCACTTGATTATGAAGGAATGCTATTTGTAGAATCGTATTTTGGAAACTTAGATAAAAAAAATCCAAACTGCATGGATTTTGGATACATAAAAATTGAATCACAAAAAGTACAAATTTTGGCACTTGCATCAGTTTCAATGGCTTTATGGAAGGAAGATATGTTATCGAATGTATTAGTTTCAGAAAAACTTGAAGAAATACGAAAAAAAGATCCATTTTTTTTAGTCAATAAAACCCTTAGTACAGGATCAACTTTTACAGAAGGCAATCACATGTATATGGATGCAAACTACAAAAACCAAAGGGTATTGAAAGACGTTTTGCTATATGCATTGGAACAAGAATTCAGTTTAAAGGAAGCTTCCAAAATGGTTTTAAGAGATTTTTCGAAAGGTGATGCTCTTGGTAATTACTTCCTAGATAAAGGATATTTAATTGTTGAGATGCCTCAAACGGCTATTTTTGAAGCTTTTGATTTTACAGCGAGTGCCGACTTTGAAAATGTTTTAACTAAAAGATCCAAACGTCATTTTAAAAATGATATTCTACCGTATATTGATACATATGAAATAAAAATTCAAGAACAGCTTTCTGATTCGGAATTGCAAAAAGCTTACGAACTTTTTTTAAATGTCAAAGAAAATAATTTGGCAATAAATAACTTCACCTATGCCTTTGGACTTTTTGAAGCGATGAATAAAAATAACAATTGGTCATTTTTGCAAGCCTTAGACCCATTAAATCATGAGATGGTTGGTGTTGTTTTTTGTTATAAAAATGGAACTAATAATTCATTTAATCCTATTTTAATCGGTATGAGTGATTCAGACCAACATCGACTAATTTTATACAGACAGTTGCTATTCCAAACCATACTTTATGCTAAAAAAGAAAATTTCGAGAAAATTTATTTTGGTGTATCAGCCATTTTTGAAAAAAGAAAACTAGGAGCAAAGGTCTATGATAAAGAAGCTTATGTACAACTTATAGACCATTATGCGACTGATTTTTTAGAAAGTTTTAAATGA
- a CDS encoding helix-turn-helix transcriptional regulator, with protein sequence MKELIVSKKRWNYLIEALIDLGNGKLDQQVFIQNLGDEFECLEVLFNLVNEEWRDRLLHLSFVKPNEFQKYVNQYVFLVNKEFKITNVSDDFITNQSLHFNDIKNLNFLDLIDSETADYLKDRIQNRMDFSGLSKQTLTLFDINYMFNITTLNDDKTLVINLYQMYLDSRHFKPFMTENFEINRLKERKRNEFIIEDVKVFVDHYPLHKKLTLNQICKQFGINSNQLKKLFKEQYQTSVYEYFISLRMKHAYLLIETSTLAFKEIAVMVGYPQYSAFVNYFKTYFDILPKEVRCKVKNLHQK encoded by the coding sequence ATGAAAGAATTGATTGTTAGCAAAAAAAGATGGAATTATTTAATTGAAGCTCTTATTGATTTGGGTAATGGTAAACTAGACCAACAGGTTTTTATTCAAAATTTAGGTGATGAATTTGAATGTTTAGAAGTTTTATTTAATCTGGTGAATGAAGAATGGCGTGATCGTTTACTTCATTTATCTTTTGTAAAACCAAACGAGTTTCAGAAATATGTAAATCAATATGTTTTCCTTGTAAATAAAGAATTTAAAATCACTAACGTAAGTGATGATTTTATAACTAACCAATCCTTGCATTTTAATGATATTAAAAATTTAAACTTCTTAGACTTAATTGATTCCGAAACAGCAGATTATTTGAAAGATAGGATTCAAAATAGAATGGATTTTTCAGGACTTTCCAAACAAACACTTACCTTATTTGATATAAACTATATGTTTAATATAACTACTTTGAATGATGATAAAACTTTGGTTATAAATTTATATCAAATGTATTTGGACTCTAGGCACTTCAAACCTTTTATGACAGAAAATTTTGAAATCAATCGTTTAAAAGAACGTAAAAGAAATGAGTTTATCATTGAAGATGTAAAGGTATTTGTAGATCACTATCCCTTACATAAAAAACTGACCTTAAATCAAATATGTAAACAATTTGGCATCAATTCCAATCAACTAAAAAAACTTTTTAAGGAACAATACCAAACCTCTGTTTACGAATATTTTATTTCTCTAAGAATGAAACATGCCTATTTACTTATTGAAACCAGTACATTGGCATTCAAAGAAATCGCAGTCATGGTTGGCTACCCACAGTATTCTGCATTTGTGAATTACTTTAAAACCTATTTTGACATCCTTCCTAAGGAAGTTCGTTGTAAAGTAAAAAACTTACATCAAAAATAA
- a CDS encoding four helix bundle protein — protein MMHTDLKVYQKSLDFVLSIYQLTADFPNDEKFGLTSQLRRAAVSIPCNIAEGVSKNSTKDYIRFLYISLGSTSEIECLLEITQRLTYCNSTSILTNDLTIIKKMLIKLIASLKMRE, from the coding sequence ATGATGCATACAGATTTAAAAGTATATCAAAAATCGTTAGATTTTGTACTATCAATATATCAGCTAACGGCTGATTTTCCAAATGATGAGAAATTTGGGCTTACAAGTCAACTTAGAAGAGCAGCTGTTTCGATTCCTTGTAATATAGCTGAAGGGGTATCAAAAAATTCTACTAAAGATTATATACGGTTTCTGTACATTTCATTAGGCTCAACCTCTGAAATTGAATGCTTATTAGAAATTACTCAACGTTTAACCTATTGTAACTCAACCTCCATTCTAACTAATGATTTAACCATCATAAAAAAAATGTTGATTAAGCTTATTGCTTCATTGAAAATGAGGGAATGA
- a CDS encoding pyridoxal phosphate-dependent aminotransferase family protein, which translates to MAKINHNNTYDTIDRVIENAKNKQTIHLYAEDETLKGDSLCINGKKLWHFATTGYLGLEQDIRIKQAAAEAIFKYGTQFPLSKTYISHPLYRTLEQKIELIHEEPVIIAKNSTLAHMAVIPQAISDNDVVILDHQVHWSVQTACQILKTRGVPVLLIRHNNMEQLEDYLVKYKDKHQKIWYMADGIYSMYGDHAPIDKLKQLIKKYPCLHIYFDDVHGMS; encoded by the coding sequence ATGGCTAAAATTAATCACAATAATACCTACGATACGATTGATCGAGTTATTGAAAATGCAAAAAATAAACAGACGATTCATTTATATGCAGAGGATGAAACATTAAAAGGAGATTCACTTTGCATCAATGGAAAAAAACTATGGCATTTTGCTACAACTGGATATTTAGGCCTAGAACAGGACATTCGAATTAAGCAAGCTGCAGCAGAAGCTATCTTTAAATATGGGACGCAGTTTCCTTTATCTAAAACGTATATTTCGCATCCATTATACCGGACATTAGAACAAAAAATAGAGTTAATACATGAGGAGCCAGTTATTATAGCGAAGAATAGTACGTTGGCTCATATGGCGGTTATACCACAAGCAATCAGTGATAATGATGTGGTTATACTTGATCATCAAGTGCATTGGAGTGTGCAAACAGCTTGTCAAATACTTAAAACCCGTGGTGTTCCGGTTTTATTAATTCGACATAATAATATGGAACAGTTAGAAGATTATCTTGTTAAATATAAAGATAAGCATCAAAAAATTTGGTATATGGCTGATGGAATTTATTCCATGTATGGCGATCATGCGCCTATTGATAAATTAAAACAATTAATAAAAAAATATCCTTGTTTACATATTTATTTTGATGATGTACATGGGATGAGTTGA
- a CDS encoding MauE/DoxX family redox-associated membrane protein — MQNIIKNATLLSIYFFVILFVYTSISKLIDFENFQVQIAQSPLLSAFATTIAYGVVIGELIIAVLLCFRKTEKLGLYLFLGFMIAFSIYIYLILNYSPFVPCSCGGILEKMGWTEHLWFNIIISILTVLILLYHYEIKRSVVVVIAIIFTSCLLVIILFFTSEHLMKKENPFVRRFLPHPIDKAQYLDLGVNSYYIAGLTPDTIYLGNYTAPLLITAVSKDLKTRVEHQIKLDETERSFRSLLVRVQNNNFFVSDGSIPIIYKGNTSNWFAHKFMTETIYFSLLQPLTENTFLFRSQRASNGEHVLGKLSVTDTVTFELFEHALQKQMDGVFDTDGQLISDQKTHQGIYTYTYRNQYLVYRSQSNTFTQGKTIDTTTLAKIQITQLANGDRKMGAPPYKVNAKTYAYNGKLYIKSELLGKNEPKSMWNQASILDVYDYNKNEYLYSFYAYDHQKDKIKEFVLNESYFYGLVGNSLGRWEIGNGELGNGE, encoded by the coding sequence ATGCAAAATATTATTAAAAATGCAACTCTTTTAAGTATTTACTTCTTTGTTATACTTTTTGTGTATACCTCGATTAGTAAATTAATCGACTTTGAAAATTTTCAAGTACAAATAGCACAATCCCCTTTATTAAGTGCCTTTGCTACTACCATAGCCTATGGCGTTGTTATAGGCGAACTTATTATTGCTGTACTGCTTTGTTTTCGTAAAACTGAAAAATTGGGTCTTTATCTTTTTTTGGGATTTATGATTGCCTTCAGTATTTACATTTACCTTATTTTAAATTACAGTCCGTTTGTACCCTGCTCTTGTGGTGGTATATTAGAAAAAATGGGATGGACCGAACACCTTTGGTTTAATATTATTATTTCTATACTTACTGTATTGATACTATTGTATCATTACGAGATTAAACGTAGCGTGGTAGTTGTTATAGCAATAATTTTTACTAGTTGCCTTCTTGTTATTATCTTATTTTTTACATCAGAGCATTTGATGAAAAAAGAAAATCCGTTTGTACGTCGATTTTTACCGCATCCTATTGACAAAGCACAATATTTAGATTTAGGTGTCAATTCGTATTATATAGCCGGGCTAACCCCAGATACCATTTATTTAGGTAATTATACGGCTCCGCTATTAATCACAGCTGTTTCTAAAGATCTAAAAACGAGAGTAGAACATCAAATAAAGCTCGATGAAACCGAACGTTCCTTCCGTAGTTTATTAGTTCGTGTACAAAACAATAATTTCTTTGTAAGTGACGGAAGCATCCCCATCATCTACAAAGGAAATACAAGCAACTGGTTCGCTCATAAATTCATGACCGAAACCATCTATTTTTCGCTATTACAACCTCTAACAGAAAATACCTTTTTATTTAGAAGTCAGCGTGCTAGTAACGGCGAACATGTTTTAGGTAAACTTAGTGTAACAGACACCGTAACTTTTGAACTTTTTGAACATGCTTTACAAAAACAAATGGATGGTGTATTTGATACCGATGGACAATTAATTTCAGACCAAAAAACACATCAAGGTATTTATACCTACACGTATCGTAACCAATATTTAGTCTATCGTTCACAATCTAACACATTCACACAAGGTAAAACGATTGACACCACTACCCTAGCCAAAATACAAATTACCCAGCTAGCCAATGGCGATCGTAAAATGGGTGCACCACCATACAAAGTAAATGCGAAAACCTACGCATACAATGGTAAACTTTATATAAAATCAGAATTATTAGGCAAAAATGAACCCAAAAGTATGTGGAACCAAGCCAGCATCCTTGATGTTTACGATTACAATAAAAACGAATACTTGTACAGCTTTTACGCGTATGACCATCAAAAGGACAAGATCAAAGAATTTGTGTTGAATGAATCGTATTTCTATGGGTTGGTTGGGAATTCTTTGGGGAGATGGGAAATAGGGAATGGGGAATTAGGGAATGGGGAATGA